The Moorena producens PAL-8-15-08-1 genomic interval TCAATTGACCACACAATGGAGTCTTCTAAAGCTTTAACTGTAGCGGAAGGGGGATGATCTTTCACAAAAGACATTTCTCCGACTACTTCACCGTTGGATAATCGAGCAATTTCCCGACTTTTCCAAGCTTCAACGGAAACGGTTAAGATGCCATCTAGGACAATGTAGAGGGCATTGATCGATTGTCCTTCATGAATCAAGACATGACCAGCTGGAATTTCTTTACTCTCCCCTGTGGCAATCATCCAATCTCGGTCACGGTCATTCAATTCATTCCAAGCCAGAAGCACTTCCGTGATACTAGGTTCCCATATCCCTCCTCGCTTGATCAGGTTATCCTTGGTCTGTTCAACCAGACCGGGATTTTTGCCAAACCGAGTTCCTGTGACTTGGGCATTACTGAGATTAGCATGGCTTAAGTTTGCTGAAATCAAGCTAGCCCCACTCAAGTTAGCGCCACTCAAGTCAGCGCCACTCAAGTCAGTGCCACTGAGTTTAGCATCCCTTAAATCAGTATCACTTAAGTCAGCATGGCTGAGATTAAGACGACTGAGATTAACACCCCTAAGGTTAGCACCTGCAAAGTCACTAGTAATATCTAAACCAGCAACTTCTGCTAATTTCTGGAAATTCTTGGTCTTGGCTGCTCGAAAACCTTGGAGTGTCTTGTTTATTTCCTGGCTTAATTCTTGATTAAACATCCTGCAATACTAACCGACTTACATAAGGTTTTAATTGGCGCTTGAGTAAAAATAAGACAATCTTTCGATCTAGGACTGCCCGTTCTTCTCGACTAATTTCTTGAAACCAGATTCCCTCCGCTTCATAAAGATGGACATTTTTCGGCAAAACTGTGAAAATCGCTTCGATATAACAGGGTTGATTGATATCTTGTTTGGTAATGCTGCCTAACCATATACTGCTCAGGGTTCCAGTTAATAATGGCTCACCACTTTTGGCAGCAAAAACCCAAGCTGGACTGGTTTCTCCACCTTTGGATGTGATCTGGTAATCCATGATGGTGAATTCATCAGTTTTTTCGTGATTGATATTTTTCCTGAGATTTAATTCTGTGCCAAGGTTGAACTCAATTTGATTGGAATTACGGTCTAAACCCATGGACATCTTCTTGTCATGGTGAATTTGACTACCTTGCTTTGACCGTCGCTTTTTCTCTATGGAAACTTTAAAATCATCATTGAAACCACGGTTAGAATAGGGAAGTTTGCCATTGGTTAAGTTCAGCCTTAGCTCTCCACCGGTTAGCCCAAGTTTGATGCTACCACCGGGTAGTTCTAAAAATTGATCATGAAAGTTTATCGTTAATAATAGGTCAATTTTATCTGGCTGAACGATAGTCCCCTCTAATTTCATGAACAGGCAATCTTCGTATTTATTCTCAATTTCAATAGTTTCAAGTTCTTTTGGCAAATCCTGCGTTATTACCATGCCCTCTGAAATTGGAATTATGAAGTTACTTTGATTAAAACCTAACATAATAATTTATATCTTTTTAATCTATGTTGATCAGAAATTAAGATTTACGAAAGCTATAATAATCCTGGATTTATTCCGAGAAATTACTTATATAGCAAGTCTTATACCCATGAGGTAAAAATCTCTGGGTTTTAGGGAGCAGGGAGCAGGGAGCAGGGAAGAGGTAAGAGGGAAGAGGGAAGAGGGAAGAGAGAACAGTTGACCCGGTGGGTGGAATGGGCATCTTGCCCGTTATCAATATCTGGTCGAGCGGGCAGGATGCCCACTCTACTGCTATTCATTACTTGATTCAGCAACGCCAAAAGCCAAGCGAGCTAGCCACAGTTAATCCTGGTGGGCAAGGTGATTGGTCAATCCAAGCGCTCCAACCAATTTATTTCCCCTTGCCCACCCTACAAAACTGTGGTGCGTTACGGGACGGACTGTCCCCATACTGGCTACTGATAAAACCAGGGTGAGTCCGTCCCTAACACACCCTACCCAACTAAAAATTCATTCTTCATTCTTCATTCTTCATTCTTCATTCTAAATTCTTCATTAGTCTATTGCCTTTTGAATTGTTCAGCGAAGCTTCCTAATTTCCTCTACAGGTATGCCAGTAGTTTGGCTAATCGTTTCATCATCCAAAAGAGGCAGAAGTTGGCGTGCAATTGCTTGGGCTTTTTCTTTCTCCCCTTCTTCTCTCCCTTGTTTCATTCCTTCTTCTATTCCTTGTTTCATTCCTTGTTTCTCAGCAAATATAATCAGCCCTTGTTGGTCATGAATAAACATTTATCGTTTTCCTAGTTCCTCCAACTCCTTCCTGGTTAAGTTCGCCTGAGACGCAATCCCAAATGCCTGTTGAAACTCTGGGAGTTGTGCCATTTTATCTGGGACTGTATCTAAGGAAGGGGCATTTTTTAAAAAATACATCCACAACTCATCCAATTCTTCTAACTCCTCCAACTGCTTCTCAAACTTCGGTAACTCTACAAACAATAATTGTAAGTAATTTTCTACGTAGCTGATGTTGGTACTTTTTTCTCGGAACTCAAAATGATTAATTACCTGATTATTCTCAGGAAACATAATAAAATCGGTAATGGTCAGAGCAATCACTGGTTTGAGATAACGGTAGCCTTCCCCTTTACCTAATTGTAGTGAGTAAGCTTTAGCTGCGTTATACAAAACTCGACGAGCAAAAGACTCTACCTGCAAAACCTGCATTTCAATAATCACTAGAGAACCATCCCTCAGCTTAGCTTTCACATCGAGGAAAGAGTCTTTGAGGATTGGCAGAGGAGAAGACTGATAAGGATCAATAATTTCCAAATCTTGGATGAGAGGTTGATTGTGATAGACAAGAGCATTCAGGAAGCTAATCAGAATCGGCTTACTTTCCTGGGAGGCAAAGATTTTTTGAAAGGCAAAGTCGGTTTTGGGGCTGATGAATTTCATGGCTGAGATGGGGCTGAGGGTGCGTTTACTCAAAGAAGTAGTAGACTACAACTATGATACAGCGGTTTGCAATTGCTGTTAGGTACAAATTGCTGGATTTTAGGGAGCAGGGAGCAGGGAGCAGGGAAGAGAGAAGAGGTAAGAGAGAAGAGGTAAGAGGGAAAAAAATCCTGTTGAGCTTACAGTCCCCATCTCCCCACCCTTGCCACACTTACTTTCTTTTTTACAACTATGATATCGACCCTACTCCTCCTCTTATTCTTCCCTAATCCAACGCCAAATCAACAAGCAAAGATTCAACACTATGATTAGGTTTGCATCAAGGAATAAAGCTAGTAACTTCACAATAAACTCTATGAATATCAAAATTTTTCGGTTGCGATTAGTCTTTTTGGTCATAGCCATGATTGTCAATATAAATGGTTCTGACTTCTAGCCTATTGACTAAAAAAATAGGTGTATAGGGCTTTGATATAAAAAACTGGAACGGTATTTATTGGAAAATATAATCAAATAAAAACTGAACTTTTAAATATGAATAAATAAACTAAAATAATCGAAAATAAAAATAAATAAAAATTTGTAATCAGCTAACACAATTACCAATCTACATGGCAGAATTTAAGTAAGCAAAAATGTAAGCATTCAGTCGGTCACAGGCTGGAAGCCTGTGCCACAAAGCTGAGGCTAGAAGCTTATAAGAGTTAAGTATTACAGGCTGGAAGCCTGTTCTACCTCTTGCCTCTTGCCTCTTGCCTTCCCCTCCTGGGAGGGGTTAGGGGTGGGTTCCTCTTGCCTCTTGCCTTTTGCCTTTTGCCTACTCCCTACTCCCTACTCCCTGCTCCCTGCTCCCTGCTCCCTTTCTTAGGATAAATACCATGACCAACCAACAATCTC includes:
- a CDS encoding pentapeptide repeat-containing protein — protein: MFNQELSQEINKTLQGFRAAKTKNFQKLAEVAGLDITSDFAGANLRGVNLSRLNLSHADLSDTDLRDAKLSGTDLSGADLSGANLSGASLISANLSHANLSNAQVTGTRFGKNPGLVEQTKDNLIKRGGIWEPSITEVLLAWNELNDRDRDWMIATGESKEIPAGHVLIHEGQSINALYIVLDGILTVSVEAWKSREIARLSNGEVVGEMSFVKDHPPSATVKALEDSIVWSIDRAKLTHKLEQDPRFAARFYRLLAAAIADRIHLTTISLLYFEKEYQIEDPMATNLKIDELTTSSHYRFMATPINKDSIKTYEKVILDKTKAALLINGVIES